ACGCCGAGCCGGTGGCGGCCGCGGAGATCGCGGAGGTGCGGTGGACCCCGCTGCGCGGCCACCCCGACGACCTCGCCCCCATGCTCGAGCACCACGTCCTCCCGGTGATCGTCGAGTCCTTCACCTAGGAACCGACCTCGAAGACGGCCAGCTGGTCGCGCCAGCCGTCGACCATGTCGCTGGTGCGCGTGTGCCCGCGCCGCTCGTCGTACGCCGCACATGCAGCGCGCACGCGTGCGAACGTCTCGCGCAGCGCGTCCGCGTCACCGTCGAGCGAGCGCCCCACCAGCCCGAGCAGGTCGTCGGCGGGCCATCCCTCGAGCGGGTGCGTGCGCAGCTCCCAGGCGAGGTACTTGTTGTAGGGGCGCACGCGTCCGGCCATGGTGAAGACCACGTCGAGCAGCCACGGCACCGACTCGGCGGCGTCGAGCCGCGCCTCGAGCTCCCGTCCGTCGCGGTCGCTCTTGAGCGCGCGGTAGGCGAAGTTCACCCAGCCGTCGAGCCGGTCGTGCTCGATCAGCACCGCGTCGGCCTCCTCGGGCGTCACCGTCGCCAGGCGGCGCACGGCTGCCGCGAGCTCGCCGCCGGTCCGGTCGAGCAGCACCGGCGCCCATGCGTAGGACCAGCGGGACCACCAGTGCTCGGTGCCGAAGGGTGGCACGGTCGTGAGCTCGGACCAGGAGTCGACGATCTCGTCGACCTCGGGGGACTTGTCGGTCGAGCGCCCGGCCGCGGCCTCGTCGGTGAGCACGACGACCACGTCGAGGTCGGAGCGCTCGGTGGCGAGGCCGCGGGCCGCCGAGCCGCTGAGCACGAGACCGAGAAGGTCGTCTCCGTGGGCGGCGTCGTTGCGGGCGGCCAGCGCCGCGATCGTGTCGTGCTGCGCAGGGGTGAGCCAGGCGGGAAGGTCGAGGTCGGGCACGGATCTCCTGGGTCAGGGGGACGACGGCTTGGGAGGGAGGGTGCGGACGAAACGCACCCCGCGGTCGACCCACTGCCCGAGCTGGTCGTCGCCGGCCACGGCTGCGGAGTCCACCAGCAGCCACCCTGCCATCGGACGACCGCGCATCTCCATCGCATTGACGGTCCGGCCGTCGGTCCACGTCGCGCAGTCGGCCGGGTCGGCGCGCACCATCAGGGCCCCGCTGCTCGCTGCGGCGACCGCCATGTGGCCCTCGACCATGAAGCCCAGCCCGCCGAACATCTTCTTCGACGTCACCCCCGGCTCGCCGTCGAGCAGGTCGCGGATCCGCAGTGCCAGCACCTCGTCGTAGGCCACGTCGCCCAGTATGGGGCGGGTCACCGACAGCGTGCGCGTGTCGCCGCCGACGACTCCGGCCCGGGGGAGCGATAACCTTCGCACGTGAGTATCAACGTCCCGTTCGGCCGGCTGCTGACCGCGATGGCCACTGCCTTCCACGAGGACGGCACCGTCGACCTCGACGCCACGGCCCGCATCGCTGCCCACCTCGTCGACCACGGCAACGACGGCCTCGTCGTGAGCGGCACGACGGGGGAGAGCCCCACCACCTCGGTCGCCGAGGACGGCGAGATCCTGCGCGCGGTCAACGACGCGGTCGGTGACCGCGCCGTCGTGATCGCGGGCGTCGGCACCAACTCCACCGCCCACTCCGTGGAGCTCGCCGAGCAGGCCGCCAAGGTCGGTGCGGACGGCGTGCTGCTCGTCAGCCCCTACTACAACAAGCCCGGCCAGGTCGGCCTGCGCCACCACTTCAGCACGGTGGCCGAGGTCACCGACCTGCCGGTGATGCTCTACGACGTGCCGGGCCGCACCGCGACGACGATCGAGCTCGAGACCTACGAGGCGATGCGCCGCTACGACCACGTCACGTCGGTCAAGGAGGCCACCGGACTCCTGGCTCGCACCGCGCAGCTGGTCGACATGGGCTACGCGGTCTACTCCGGCGACGACGCCAACACCCTCGGCTACCTCGCCTACGGCGGGGTCGGCCTGGTCTCCGTCGTCGCCCACGCCGCCGGCGCCCAGCTGGCGTCCATGCTCAGCGCCTGGGCGGACGGCGACCACGCCGAGGCCCTGCGGATCCACACCTCGCTCGTCCCGGCCTTCGACGCCGTGATGGGCGCGCCCAACTACGGAGCCACCACCGCCAAGGCAGCCCTCGAGCTGCTCGGCGTGCTCGACAACCGCCGCGTCCGCGGCCCACTGGTCGCCCTGGACGACGACGAGGTCACCGCGCTCCGCGCGGGGCTCGCCGCCGCCGGCCTCCTGTGAGAACCATCCTCCTCACGAACGAAGGAAACCCTTGAGCCATCCCCACCTCGACCTGAGCGCGCCCGCCCCCCTCCCGGCCGGAGGGCTGCGGGTCATCCCGCTCGGTGGACTCGGCGAGGTCGGTCGCAACATGACGGTCTTCGAGTACGACGGCCGTCTGCTGATCGTCGACTGCGGCGTGCTGTTCCCCGAGGACCACCACCCCGGCGTCGACCTGATCCTGCCCGACTTCGACCCGATCCGGGACCGCCTCGACGCCGTCGAGGCGCTGGTGCTGACCCACGGCCACGAGGACCACATCGGCGCCACGCCCTACCTCCTGCGCGAGCGCGGCGACATCCCGCTGGTCGGCTCCAAGCTGACCCTGGCGCTGCTCGGCTCCAAGCTGCGCGAGCACCGCCTGAAGGAGACCGCGCAGTACGAGGTCGCCGAAGGCCAGACCATCACCTTCGGGCCCTTCGTGCTCGAGTTCGTCGCGGTCAACCACTCGATCCCGGACGCCCTCGCGGTCGTCATCCGGACGGGTGCCGGCGTGGTGCTGCACACCGGTGACTTCAAGATGGACCAGCTGCCGCTCGACGGCCGGATCACCGACCTCAACGAGTTCGCCCGTCTCGGCGACGAGGGCGTGGACCTGTTCCTCACCGACTCCACCAACGCCGAGGTGCCGGGCTTCACCACCTCGGAGAAGGAGATCGGCCCGGTCCTGGACCGGGTCTTCGCCAAGAGCGAGCAGCGGATCATCGTCGCCTGCTTCGCCTCCCACATGCACCGCGTCCAGCAGGTGCTCGACGCCGCGGTGGCCCACGGCCGCAAGGTCGCCTACGTCGGGCGCTCGATGGTGCGCAACATGGCCATCGCGCAGGACCTCGGCTACCTCACCGTCCCGCCCGGCGTGATGGTCGAGGCCAAGGAGCTCGCCGACCACCCGCCGCACAAGCAGGTGCTCATCTCGACCGGGTCGCAGGGCGAGCCGCTCGCCGCGCTCAGCCGGATGTCGCAGAACAACCACCACTTCGTGCACCTCGAGCCCGGCGACACCGTGGTGCTGGCCAGCTCGCTGATCCCCGGCAACGAGAACGCCGTCTACCGCGTCATCAACGGGTTGTCGCGCCTGGGCGCCAACGTGGTCCACAAGGGCAACTCCCTCGTCCACGTCTCCGGCCACGCCAGCGCCGGCGAGCTGCTCTACTGCTACAACATCGTCAAGCCGCGCAACGTGATGCCGGTGCACGGCGAGATCCGCCACATGCGCGCCAACGCCGACCTGGCTCGCGCCACCGGTGTGCAGAACGTCGTCCTGGCCGAGGACGGCGTGGTGGTCGACCTCGTCGACGGCGTCGCGAAGATCGTCGGCAAGGTCGACGTCGGCTACGTCTTCGTCGACGGCACCACCATCGGCGACATCAGCGAGGCGTCGATGAAGGACCGGCGGATCCTCGGCGAGGAGGGGTTCCTGTCCGTCATCGTGGTCGTCGACTCGGTGACCGGCAAGGTCGTCTCCGGTCCGGAGATCCACGCCCGCGGCTTTGCCGAGGAGGAGGCCACCTTCGACGAGGTCAAGCCGCTCATCATCGAGGCGCTCAACGCCTCGATCGCCGACGGTGCCACCGACTCCTTCCAGCTCCAGCAGGTCGTGCGCCGTGTCGTGGGCCGCTGGGTCAACCGCGCCCACCGCCGTCGCCCGATGATCATTCCTGTGGTGATCGAGGCCTGAGCGCCCTAGAGTCCCCCACGGGGCTGGAGGGAACCGATGGCCCTCGTGGGGAGGTGGGCATGCCGCGCAACCAGGGTGCGCTGAGTCGTCTGGCCGAGCTGATGCGACGCGTCAACTCCTCCACCGACACCGAGGTGATCCTCGAGGAGATCGCGCACGGCGTGGTCGACGTCCTCGGCTACGGCGTCGCGGCGATCGCCCGGCTCGAGGGCGACGTGCTGGTGATGACCAACGTCGCCGGCCCGCCCGACGTCGTCGCGCAGATCCTGCACCGCCGCACCCCTGCCGAGCAGATCCTCGACGAGTTCCGCGAGGCCGACAGGTGGGGCATCCTGCGCTTCGTCCCCGCAGGCCGGATGTCGGAGGAGCGGCTGCGCGCGGCCTGGATCCCCGAGGTCGAGCCCAGCGACGACCCGGACGCCTGGCACCCCCAGCACGCGCTCTACGCCCCGCTCTACTCCGCCGGCGGTGAGCTCCTCGGCAACATGGCCGTCGACCTGCCGGCCGACGGCCGGGTGCCCGACGAGGCCGACCGCGAGCTGCTGGAGATGTTCGCCGTGCAGGCGGGTGTCGCGCTGTCCAACGCTCGTGAGCGGGAGCGGCTCACCGACCGCGCCCGCCTCGACCGGATGCTGACCTCGGTCGCGGCGG
This sequence is a window from Nocardioides sp. S5. Protein-coding genes within it:
- a CDS encoding TfoX/Sxy family protein, which translates into the protein MTRPILGDVAYDEVLALRIRDLLDGEPGVTSKKMFGGLGFMVEGHMAVAAASSGALMVRADPADCATWTDGRTVNAMEMRGRPMAGWLLVDSAAVAGDDQLGQWVDRGVRFVRTLPPKPSSP
- a CDS encoding nucleotidyltransferase domain-containing protein, whose product is MPDLDLPAWLTPAQHDTIAALAARNDAAHGDDLLGLVLSGSAARGLATERSDLDVVVVLTDEAAAGRSTDKSPEVDEIVDSWSELTTVPPFGTEHWWSRWSYAWAPVLLDRTGGELAAAVRRLATVTPEEADAVLIEHDRLDGWVNFAYRALKSDRDGRELEARLDAAESVPWLLDVVFTMAGRVRPYNKYLAWELRTHPLEGWPADDLLGLVGRSLDGDADALRETFARVRAACAAYDERRGHTRTSDMVDGWRDQLAVFEVGS
- a CDS encoding ribonuclease J codes for the protein MSHPHLDLSAPAPLPAGGLRVIPLGGLGEVGRNMTVFEYDGRLLIVDCGVLFPEDHHPGVDLILPDFDPIRDRLDAVEALVLTHGHEDHIGATPYLLRERGDIPLVGSKLTLALLGSKLREHRLKETAQYEVAEGQTITFGPFVLEFVAVNHSIPDALAVVIRTGAGVVLHTGDFKMDQLPLDGRITDLNEFARLGDEGVDLFLTDSTNAEVPGFTTSEKEIGPVLDRVFAKSEQRIIVACFASHMHRVQQVLDAAVAHGRKVAYVGRSMVRNMAIAQDLGYLTVPPGVMVEAKELADHPPHKQVLISTGSQGEPLAALSRMSQNNHHFVHLEPGDTVVLASSLIPGNENAVYRVINGLSRLGANVVHKGNSLVHVSGHASAGELLYCYNIVKPRNVMPVHGEIRHMRANADLARATGVQNVVLAEDGVVVDLVDGVAKIVGKVDVGYVFVDGTTIGDISEASMKDRRILGEEGFLSVIVVVDSVTGKVVSGPEIHARGFAEEEATFDEVKPLIIEALNASIADGATDSFQLQQVVRRVVGRWVNRAHRRRPMIIPVVIEA
- the dapA gene encoding 4-hydroxy-tetrahydrodipicolinate synthase → MSINVPFGRLLTAMATAFHEDGTVDLDATARIAAHLVDHGNDGLVVSGTTGESPTTSVAEDGEILRAVNDAVGDRAVVIAGVGTNSTAHSVELAEQAAKVGADGVLLVSPYYNKPGQVGLRHHFSTVAEVTDLPVMLYDVPGRTATTIELETYEAMRRYDHVTSVKEATGLLARTAQLVDMGYAVYSGDDANTLGYLAYGGVGLVSVVAHAAGAQLASMLSAWADGDHAEALRIHTSLVPAFDAVMGAPNYGATTAKAALELLGVLDNRRVRGPLVALDDDEVTALRAGLAAAGLL